Proteins encoded within one genomic window of Blastocatellia bacterium:
- a CDS encoding outer membrane lipoprotein carrier protein LolA: MRARGYLVLILLLLGEFLRVPALAQTKPPSLDQVLTALQAKYASVRTLSADFVQIYIAAGSPPRREEGTVLLARPRRMRWHYRQPEEKLFISDGTHVYLYVPAERQVIRAKIREAEDIKAAFAFLLGELNLRRLFARIERIHNPPPLQAGNLILRFIPKDTRLGFSELIAEISPTSLHVVRVSIRELDGARSDFLFSNIRENVPASRSAFALTIPPGVQILDAQ; the protein is encoded by the coding sequence ATGCGCGCGCGTGGATATCTCGTCCTGATCCTCCTGCTTCTTGGCGAATTCCTTCGAGTGCCAGCGCTCGCGCAGACGAAACCACCATCTCTGGATCAAGTGCTCACAGCCCTTCAAGCGAAATACGCGAGTGTGCGCACGCTGTCGGCCGATTTCGTGCAAATCTACATAGCGGCCGGCTCGCCCCCGCGTCGCGAGGAAGGGACGGTTCTCCTAGCGCGCCCGCGCCGCATGCGGTGGCATTATCGCCAGCCCGAGGAAAAGCTCTTCATCTCCGATGGTACGCACGTCTACCTCTATGTGCCGGCCGAGCGACAGGTCATTCGCGCGAAGATTCGCGAGGCTGAGGACATCAAGGCCGCCTTCGCCTTCCTGCTCGGCGAGCTGAACCTGCGCCGTCTGTTCGCGCGCATCGAGCGGATCCACAATCCGCCGCCGCTTCAGGCGGGTAATCTCATCTTGCGATTCATCCCCAAAGATACGCGGCTCGGCTTCTCCGAATTGATCGCCGAGATCTCCCCCACATCGCTTCACGTCGTTCGCGTCTCAATTCGCGAGTTGGACGGTGCGCGCTCGGACTTCCTCTTTTCGAACATTCGGGAGAACGTGCCCGCCTCACGTTCCGCCTTCGCGCTCACGATCCCTCCCGGCGTTCAAATCCTCGACGCGCAATAG